The window CGTCCTTCCGGGAGCAAAATTGAGCCGTATCCTCTCCGGAGGAGAGCAGAGACATGATCAGGAACTTGAAGTGAATGGAACCATCATGCTCATTAACACGGTACCGATGATTGAGCAGGATACAATTATCGGTGCTGTCGCCAGTTTTCGGCGCCGGGACGAACTTGACATACTCGCTAAGCAGTTCTCTCAAGTCAAAGAATACTCCGAAATGTTACGAGCCCAGACCCATGAATACTCAAACAAACTCCACACTATTGCCGGGTTGATTCAGATCGACCATGATAAAGAGGCTCTGGAGTTGATCAGCCAGGAAACCGCGGGTTACCAAGGGTTGATTGCATTTCTCGCTAAGGCTGTACCCTTTCCGGTCCTGGCTGCTTTTATCCTCGGCAAGTACAACCACGCTCAAGAACTGCGCATCGAGTTCGAGATCGACCCCGACAGCCAGCTTAAAGACGTGCCGTCTGAACTCAGCCGTGAAAAACTCGTAACCATCCTTGGCAACTTGCTCGACAATGCTTTTGACGCTGCTCTTCAGGGTGAGCATCAAGCAAAAGTCAAGCTGTCTATGACCGATGTCAGCAACGATCTGGTTTTCGAAGTCGAAGATTCAGGTGCAGGGGTGCCCGCAGAGAAAAGTGAACAGATCTTCGAAAGGGGCTTCACGACCAAGCAAAACGACCGTGGCCATGGACTCTACCTGGCGAGGAAAGCTCTCAGGGATCTTGGCGGTCAAATCACCCTGAGTGACAGTGATCTTGGCGGGGCTCTTTTCTCCGTATTCATCCCGAAACAAAGGAGGTTCTGAGATGGATTTCAGCGTGTTGATAGTTGAGGATGATCCTAAAATTGCGGAGATCCATCGACACTTTACCGAAAAAGTTGGCGGTTTCACCGTCGTTGGCCTTGCAGACAGCCTGGTAGATGCAGAAAAGATGTGTGAACTTTTCGAACCAGACCTGGTCTTGCTTGACCTGTATTTTCCCGATGGGCTAGGGACTGAGATACTCTGGCGAATTCGCGCCAGTCGTCAGGCCACTGATGTCATCCTGATCACGGCAGCAAAGGAGTTGGAACCATTGCAAGAGGCCATGCGC of the Deltaproteobacteria bacterium IMCC39524 genome contains:
- a CDS encoding sensor histidine kinase, which encodes MSFNPGALISRSLPTSLKAQMICLVFLLVFSLTLIAGGLYTAMISEVLEDQIGKRALQVSRTVAQLPMVKHQIVKPRPEGKLQALAEQIREEVGAEFIVIGNRDGIRFSHPKPDRLGKKMVGGDNAPALERGESYVSRAVGTLGPSIRGKVPIFDESGGIVGVVSVGYLQENVRVIIHDHQLKVGVLVGVLVVFGILGAVSISNRFKRAIFDLEPEQIARLLTERETIIDSIREGVVAIDRHAKVTVVNRQAIVILGKDSESQIIGQPIKDVLPGAKLSRILSGGEQRHDQELEVNGTIMLINTVPMIEQDTIIGAVASFRRRDELDILAKQFSQVKEYSEMLRAQTHEYSNKLHTIAGLIQIDHDKEALELISQETAGYQGLIAFLAKAVPFPVLAAFILGKYNHAQELRIEFEIDPDSQLKDVPSELSREKLVTILGNLLDNAFDAALQGEHQAKVKLSMTDVSNDLVFEVEDSGAGVPAEKSEQIFERGFTTKQNDRGHGLYLARKALRDLGGQITLSDSDLGGALFSVFIPKQRRF